A stretch of the Streptomyces sp. NBC_00654 genome encodes the following:
- a CDS encoding mechanosensitive ion channel family protein has translation MSLSALLAAAPSPGPGGSLDEAAEQAGNAAGWVEENWSTWLNTGLRIVLIAAIAIVLRYVIRRALTNLIERMNRSAQAVEGTALGGLLVNAERRRQRSEAIGSVLRSVTSFLILGTAALMILGAFQINLAPLLASAGVAGVALGFGARNLVTDFLSGVFMILEDQYGVGDTIDAGVASGEVIEVGLRVTKLRGDNGEIWYVRNGEVKRIGNLSQGWSTAGVDVTVRPTEDLEEVRAAITAAAGTMAKEDPWSERLWGPVEVLGLDAVLLDSMTVRVTAKTMPGKALGVERELRWRIKRSLDEAGIRMVGTLPVQADGAPAPDPTAGMAAPSAYASSTSPQSMAATPITPPNITK, from the coding sequence GTGTCCCTGTCAGCCCTCTTGGCCGCAGCTCCGTCACCCGGGCCGGGCGGCTCGCTGGACGAAGCCGCCGAGCAGGCCGGCAACGCCGCGGGCTGGGTCGAGGAGAACTGGTCCACCTGGCTGAACACCGGTCTGCGCATCGTGCTCATCGCGGCCATCGCGATCGTGCTGCGCTATGTGATCCGCCGTGCCCTGACCAACCTCATAGAACGGATGAACCGCAGCGCCCAGGCGGTGGAGGGCACCGCGCTGGGCGGCCTGCTGGTCAACGCCGAGCGCAGACGCCAGCGCTCCGAGGCGATCGGCTCGGTGCTGCGCTCGGTGACCTCGTTCCTGATCCTGGGCACGGCCGCCCTGATGATCCTCGGCGCGTTCCAGATCAATCTGGCGCCGCTGCTGGCCTCGGCCGGTGTGGCCGGGGTGGCGCTGGGCTTCGGCGCCCGCAATCTCGTCACCGACTTCCTCTCCGGGGTCTTCATGATCCTGGAGGACCAGTACGGCGTCGGGGACACCATCGACGCGGGCGTCGCCTCCGGTGAGGTCATCGAGGTGGGTCTGCGGGTCACCAAGCTGCGCGGCGACAACGGCGAGATCTGGTACGTCCGCAACGGCGAGGTCAAGCGGATCGGCAACCTCAGCCAGGGCTGGTCCACGGCCGGTGTGGATGTGACGGTGCGTCCCACCGAGGACCTGGAGGAGGTCCGCGCGGCGATCACCGCCGCCGCCGGGACCATGGCGAAGGAGGACCCCTGGTCGGAGCGGCTGTGGGGCCCGGTGGAGGTGCTGGGGCTGGACGCCGTCCTGCTGGACTCCATGACGGTCCGGGTCACCGCGAAGACGATGCCGGGCAAGGCGCTGGGCGTGGAGCGCGAGCTGCGCTGGCGGATCAAGCGGTCCCTGGACGAGGCCGGCATCCGGATGGTCGGGACCCTGCCCGTCCAGGCGGACGGCGCTCCGGCCCCGGACCCGACGGCCGGAATGGCCGCCCCGTCGGCGTACGCCTCCTCCACCTCGCCGCAGTCGATGGCCGCGACACCGATCACACCGCCGAACATCACGAAGTAG
- a CDS encoding ROK family transcriptional regulator, translating into MAGTTPGTPRVLRAMNDRAALDLLLEHGPLSRTKIGKLTGLSKPTASQLLARLEAAGLVVATGTSEGRPGPNAQLYTVNARAAHVAGLDVSTQRIVAAVADVTGETVGEFELRTPGRRAVGVVRQVADALDGAVKDAGLTRADVHRVVIGTPGAFDPGTGRLRYASHLPGWHSTTLLDELAAFLPMPVEYENDVNLVAVAEQRLGAARGDEDFVLLWNQEGLGAALVINGRLHRGFTGGAGEVGFLPVPGTPLVRQVVKANSGGFQELAGAQALPRLARSLGIDTPQQPYSEVAAALLVRAVAAYEQDGPLTELLRQYAQRLATGLASVTAVLDPGLIVLSGELVSSGGELLRSLIQSELAELAASRPRLVLGEIDRHPVLRGALERALADTRDEVFDTSR; encoded by the coding sequence ATGGCGGGGACCACACCGGGTACGCCACGCGTCCTGCGCGCGATGAACGACCGGGCCGCCCTCGACCTGCTGCTGGAGCACGGCCCGCTCTCCCGGACGAAGATCGGGAAGCTGACCGGTCTGTCCAAGCCCACCGCCTCCCAGCTGCTGGCGCGGCTGGAGGCGGCCGGACTGGTCGTGGCCACCGGCACCAGCGAGGGGCGCCCCGGGCCCAACGCGCAGCTGTACACGGTGAACGCGCGGGCCGCCCATGTGGCCGGGCTCGATGTGAGCACCCAGCGGATCGTCGCCGCGGTCGCCGATGTGACCGGTGAGACCGTCGGCGAGTTCGAGCTGCGCACCCCCGGCCGGCGCGCCGTCGGCGTGGTGCGGCAGGTCGCCGACGCGCTGGACGGCGCGGTCAAGGACGCCGGGCTGACCCGCGCCGATGTGCACCGGGTCGTCATCGGGACGCCGGGGGCCTTCGACCCCGGGACCGGACGGCTGCGCTACGCCTCGCACCTGCCCGGCTGGCACTCCACCACCCTGCTGGACGAGCTGGCCGCGTTCCTGCCGATGCCGGTGGAGTACGAGAACGATGTGAATCTGGTGGCCGTGGCCGAGCAGCGGCTCGGCGCGGCCCGCGGCGACGAGGACTTCGTCCTGCTGTGGAACCAGGAGGGCCTCGGCGCCGCCCTGGTCATCAACGGCCGGCTGCACCGCGGCTTCACCGGCGGTGCGGGTGAGGTCGGTTTCCTGCCGGTGCCGGGCACTCCGCTCGTACGCCAGGTCGTCAAGGCCAACAGCGGTGGCTTCCAGGAGCTGGCGGGCGCCCAGGCGCTGCCCCGGCTCGCGAGGTCGCTCGGCATCGACACCCCGCAGCAGCCCTACTCCGAGGTCGCCGCGGCCCTGCTCGTGCGGGCCGTCGCCGCGTACGAGCAGGACGGGCCGCTGACGGAGCTGCTGCGCCAGTACGCCCAGCGGCTCGCCACCGGTCTCGCCTCCGTCACCGCCGTCCTCGACCCCGGGCTGATCGTGCTCTCCGGTGAGCTGGTCTCCTCGGGCGGTGAGCTCCTGCGGTCCCTGATCCAGTCCGAGCTCGCCGAGCTCGCGGCGTCCCGGCCCCGTCTCGTCCTCGGCGAGATCGACCGGCATCCGGTCCTGCGCGGTGCCCTGGAAAGGGCCCTCGCCGACACCCGCGACGAAGTGTTCGACACCTCTCGCTGA
- a CDS encoding carbohydrate ABC transporter permease: MTTHTLRAKRRRSALRTAAFMSPWLIGFTVFFAYPMVSTVYFSFMEYDGFGAPVFNGLTNWTYVFEDYPMFWPSLRNTLWLVLVMVTCRVVFGLGVGLLITKIKTGTGVFRTLFYLPYLAPPVAATLAFVFLLNPGTGPVNSILGDLGLPTPGWFNDASWSKPALTMLAVWGIGDLMVIFMAALLDVPTEQYEAAELDGASPWQKFRFVTLPNISPIVMFAVVTGVIQAMQYYTQPLVAGKVASGIIGGSGQSFEPGYPDKSTLTLPQLVYNLGFQRFDYGSACVVALVLFALAMTFTALLMRGRNNLLQAGD; encoded by the coding sequence ATGACGACGCACACGCTCCGCGCCAAGCGCCGCAGGTCGGCCCTTCGGACAGCGGCCTTCATGTCGCCGTGGCTGATCGGGTTCACCGTCTTCTTCGCGTACCCGATGGTCTCGACCGTCTACTTCTCCTTCATGGAGTACGACGGTTTCGGCGCGCCGGTCTTCAACGGCCTCACGAACTGGACGTATGTCTTCGAGGACTACCCCATGTTCTGGCCGTCGCTGCGCAACACGCTCTGGCTGGTGCTCGTCATGGTCACCTGCCGGGTCGTCTTCGGCCTCGGCGTCGGCCTGCTGATCACCAAGATCAAGACGGGCACGGGAGTCTTCCGCACCCTGTTCTACCTGCCCTACCTCGCACCGCCGGTCGCCGCGACGCTGGCCTTCGTCTTCCTGCTCAACCCGGGGACGGGGCCGGTCAACTCGATCCTCGGGGACCTGGGGCTGCCGACGCCCGGGTGGTTCAACGACGCCTCCTGGTCCAAGCCGGCGCTCACCATGCTCGCGGTCTGGGGCATCGGCGATCTGATGGTCATCTTCATGGCCGCCCTGCTCGACGTGCCGACCGAGCAGTACGAGGCCGCCGAGCTCGACGGTGCCTCGCCCTGGCAGAAGTTCCGCTTCGTGACACTGCCGAACATCTCGCCGATCGTGATGTTCGCCGTGGTCACCGGAGTGATCCAGGCCATGCAGTACTACACACAGCCCCTGGTCGCCGGGAAGGTCGCCTCCGGCATCATCGGCGGCTCCGGCCAGTCCTTCGAGCCGGGCTATCCCGACAAGTCGACACTGACGCTTCCGCAGCTCGTCTACAACCTCGGCTTCCAGCGCTTCGACTACGGCTCCGCCTGTGTCGTGGCCCTCGTCCTGTTCGCCCTGGCCATGACCTTCACCGCGCTGCTGATGCGGGGCCGCAACAACCTTCTCCAGGCCGGTGACTGA
- a CDS encoding 6-phospho-beta-glucosidase has product MKLAVVGGGSTYTPELIDGFARLRDTLPVEELVLIDPAADRLELIGGLARRIFAKQGHPGKITTTSDLDAGVADADAVLLQLRVGGQAARNKDETWPLECGCVGQETTGAGGLAKALRTVPVVLDIAERVRRSNPNAWIIDFTNPVGIVTRALLQAGHKAVGLCNVAIGFQRKFARLLDVTPGEVHLDHVGLNHLTWELGVRLGGSEGENVLPKLLAEHGDTIADDLRMPRAIVDRLGVVPSYYLRYFYSHDEVVRELGTKPSRAAEVAAMEKELLEMYGDPALDEKPTLLGKRGGAFYSEAAVDLAASLLGGTGSAVQVVNTYNNGTLPFLADDAVIEVQARIDGTGATPLAVPSLDPLYAGLIANVTAYEDLALEAALRGGRDRVFKALLSHPLVGQYEYAEGLTDRLIAHNREHLAWA; this is encoded by the coding sequence ATGAAGCTCGCAGTAGTTGGTGGCGGGTCCACCTACACCCCCGAACTGATCGACGGCTTCGCACGGCTGCGCGACACCCTGCCGGTCGAGGAGCTCGTGCTCATCGACCCGGCGGCCGACCGGCTGGAACTGATCGGCGGACTCGCCCGGCGGATCTTCGCCAAGCAGGGCCACCCGGGGAAGATCACCACGACCTCCGACCTGGACGCGGGCGTCGCCGACGCCGACGCGGTCCTGCTCCAGCTGCGCGTCGGCGGACAGGCCGCGCGCAACAAGGACGAGACCTGGCCGCTGGAGTGCGGCTGCGTCGGCCAGGAGACCACCGGGGCCGGCGGCCTCGCCAAGGCGCTGCGCACGGTGCCGGTCGTCCTCGACATCGCCGAGCGGGTCCGCCGCTCCAACCCGAACGCCTGGATCATCGACTTCACCAACCCGGTCGGCATCGTCACCCGGGCGCTCCTCCAGGCCGGCCACAAGGCCGTCGGCCTGTGCAACGTGGCCATCGGCTTCCAGCGCAAGTTCGCCCGGCTGCTCGACGTCACCCCGGGCGAGGTCCACCTGGACCACGTCGGGCTGAACCACCTGACCTGGGAGCTCGGGGTGCGCCTGGGCGGCTCCGAGGGCGAGAACGTCCTGCCGAAGCTGCTCGCGGAGCACGGCGACACCATCGCGGACGACCTGCGGATGCCGCGCGCGATCGTGGACCGGCTCGGCGTCGTCCCCTCGTACTACCTGCGGTACTTCTACTCGCACGACGAGGTCGTCCGGGAGCTCGGCACCAAGCCGTCCCGGGCCGCCGAGGTCGCGGCGATGGAGAAGGAACTCCTGGAGATGTACGGGGACCCGGCGCTCGACGAGAAGCCCACGCTGCTCGGCAAGCGCGGCGGCGCCTTCTACTCGGAGGCGGCCGTGGACCTGGCGGCCTCGCTGCTCGGCGGCACCGGTTCCGCGGTGCAGGTCGTCAACACGTACAACAACGGGACACTGCCGTTCCTCGCGGACGACGCGGTGATCGAGGTGCAGGCCCGGATCGACGGCACCGGCGCCACCCCGCTGGCCGTCCCGTCGCTGGACCCGCTGTACGCCGGTCTCATCGCCAACGTCACGGCGTACGAGGACCTCGCCCTGGAGGCGGCGCTGCGCGGCGGCCGGGACCGGGTCTTCAAGGCGCTGCTCTCGCACCCGCTGGTCGGGCAGTACGAGTACGCCGAGGGCCTCACCGACCGGCTGATCGCCCACAACCGGGAGCACCTCGCGTGGGCGTGA
- a CDS encoding HNH endonuclease, with protein MPHVLVLNASYEPLGVVPLRRALVLVLENKAICLEESGSLLRSATRAVPAPSVVRLKRFVRVPYRGPVPLTRRALFARDGGRCMYCGAAATSVDHVIPRSRGGQHAWDNVVAACRRCNHVKADRHLPELGWRLRHEPAPPTGLAWRIIGTGHRDPRWLPYLQPFGADDAMARIDGVSA; from the coding sequence GTGCCGCACGTCCTGGTTCTCAACGCGTCGTACGAGCCGCTCGGCGTCGTACCGCTCCGCCGCGCGCTCGTCCTCGTGCTCGAAAACAAGGCGATCTGCCTGGAGGAGTCCGGCTCCCTCCTGCGCAGCGCGACCCGTGCCGTACCCGCGCCCAGCGTCGTCCGCCTCAAGCGGTTCGTACGGGTCCCCTACCGGGGGCCCGTACCGCTGACACGCCGGGCGCTGTTCGCCAGGGACGGCGGACGCTGTATGTACTGCGGCGCCGCCGCGACCAGCGTCGACCATGTCATTCCGCGCAGCCGGGGCGGACAGCACGCCTGGGACAACGTGGTGGCGGCCTGCCGCCGCTGCAACCACGTCAAGGCGGACCGGCATCTGCCCGAGCTCGGCTGGCGGCTGCGCCATGAGCCCGCCCCGCCGACCGGCCTGGCCTGGCGGATCATCGGGACCGGACACCGGGACCCGCGCTGGCTGCCGTATCTGCAACCGTTCGGCGCGGACGACGCGATGGCCCGGATCGACGGCGTTTCCGCCTGA
- a CDS encoding N-acetylglucosamine kinase, producing the protein MGVNVSVVAIDAGNSKTDVALIGEDGSVLGTARGGGFQPPAVGVSAALDVLSGILDRAVAAAGGSVGNIGHVSACLANADLPVEEAELTEALLARGWAGTVEVRNDTFAILRAGVDEPRGVAVVCGAGINCVGMVPDGRTARFPAIGRISGDWGGGAGIAEEAMWFAARAEDGRGEPTELVRTLPGHFGLDTMYALIEALHRGRVPYERRHELTPVLFATSAAGDPVAGSVVNRLAEEVVAMASVALGRLGLLDEEAPVVLGGSVLAARHPQLDDGIARLLAARAPKAVVRVVSQPPVLGAALLGLDHVGAAPEVHRRLRAQYT; encoded by the coding sequence GTGGGCGTGAATGTCTCGGTCGTCGCCATCGACGCGGGAAACAGCAAGACCGATGTGGCACTGATCGGCGAGGACGGGAGCGTGCTGGGCACGGCCCGCGGCGGTGGCTTCCAGCCGCCCGCCGTCGGGGTGTCCGCCGCGCTCGACGTGCTGTCCGGGATTCTGGACCGGGCGGTCGCGGCGGCCGGCGGGAGTGTCGGGAACATCGGGCATGTCTCCGCGTGCCTGGCCAACGCCGATCTGCCGGTCGAGGAGGCGGAGCTGACCGAGGCTCTGCTCGCCCGCGGCTGGGCCGGCACCGTGGAGGTGCGCAACGACACCTTCGCGATACTGCGGGCCGGGGTGGACGAGCCCAGGGGCGTGGCCGTCGTCTGCGGTGCCGGGATCAACTGTGTCGGCATGGTGCCGGACGGACGCACCGCCCGCTTCCCCGCGATAGGCCGGATCTCCGGTGACTGGGGCGGCGGCGCGGGGATCGCCGAGGAGGCCATGTGGTTCGCCGCGCGGGCCGAGGACGGCCGCGGTGAGCCCACGGAGCTGGTCCGTACACTGCCCGGCCACTTCGGGCTCGACACGATGTACGCGCTGATCGAGGCGCTGCACCGGGGGCGGGTCCCGTACGAGCGGCGCCATGAGCTCACCCCGGTGCTGTTCGCCACGAGCGCGGCCGGTGACCCGGTGGCGGGCTCCGTGGTGAACCGGCTGGCGGAGGAGGTGGTCGCGATGGCCTCGGTCGCGCTGGGCCGTCTCGGTCTGCTGGACGAGGAGGCGCCGGTCGTCCTGGGCGGCAGTGTGCTGGCCGCACGCCACCCCCAGCTGGACGACGGGATCGCCCGGCTCCTCGCGGCCCGCGCCCCGAAGGCGGTGGTCCGGGTGGTGTCGCAGCCGCCGGTCCTGGGGGCCGCGCTGCTGGGTCTCGACCATGTGGGTGCGGCGCCCGAGGTGCACCGGAGGCTGCGCGCCCAGTACACCTGA
- a CDS encoding carbohydrate ABC transporter permease has translation MTQLLDKPAAPVADEPTPAERVARRKALLHWIAVHSLGIAAALFFVLPFVFVVLTSLMSDQQALTRDLTPNTWEWDNYKRVFNTPGFLTWWRNTLLYAGVGTVLTVVSSVPVAYALAKFRFRGRKLSLMLVISMMMLPPQVVIIPMYLFWAKQLDLSGTLWPLIIPMAFGDAFSIFLLRQFLLTIPNEYLDAAKVDGCGEFRTLIRVVLPMAKPGIAAIALFQFFAAWNDYFGPQIYASENPAAWTLSYGLESFKGAHHTDWNLTMAATVLVMAPVIAVFFFAQKAFVEGVTLTGVKG, from the coding sequence ATGACCCAACTCCTCGACAAGCCCGCGGCCCCGGTGGCCGACGAGCCGACGCCCGCCGAGCGGGTGGCACGCCGCAAGGCGCTGCTGCACTGGATCGCCGTGCACTCGCTGGGCATCGCCGCCGCGCTCTTCTTCGTGCTGCCGTTCGTCTTCGTCGTGCTGACCTCGCTGATGAGCGACCAGCAGGCGCTGACCCGCGACCTCACCCCGAACACCTGGGAGTGGGACAACTACAAGCGGGTCTTCAACACCCCGGGCTTCCTGACCTGGTGGCGCAACACCCTGCTGTACGCGGGGGTCGGCACCGTGCTGACGGTGGTGTCGTCCGTACCCGTGGCGTACGCGCTCGCCAAGTTCCGCTTCCGCGGCCGCAAGCTGTCGCTGATGCTCGTCATCTCGATGATGATGCTGCCGCCGCAGGTCGTCATCATCCCGATGTACCTGTTCTGGGCGAAGCAGCTGGACCTGTCCGGCACGCTCTGGCCGCTGATCATCCCGATGGCCTTCGGCGACGCGTTCTCCATCTTCCTGCTGCGGCAGTTCCTCCTGACCATCCCCAACGAGTACCTCGATGCGGCCAAGGTCGACGGCTGCGGCGAATTCCGCACGCTGATCAGGGTCGTTCTGCCGATGGCCAAGCCCGGCATCGCGGCGATCGCGCTGTTCCAGTTCTTCGCCGCCTGGAACGACTACTTCGGCCCGCAGATCTACGCCTCGGAGAACCCGGCCGCCTGGACGCTCAGTTACGGCCTGGAGTCCTTCAAGGGCGCGCACCACACCGACTGGAATCTGACCATGGCCGCGACCGTACTGGTCATGGCCCCTGTGATCGCCGTCTTCTTCTTCGCCCAGAAGGCATTCGTCGAAGGCGTCACACTGACCGGAGTAAAGGGCTGA
- a CDS encoding ABC transporter substrate-binding protein, whose amino-acid sequence MRTSRLTTTAVAVAAISVLASACTGQSGSAANDDPNAKTTINFWHGWSAPAEVKAVQDNVDRFEKAHPNIKVNVVGNINDDKLNQSLRAGGSKGPDVVSSFTTANVGKFCSSGAFADLKPFIEKSKLDLEKTFPKVLLDYTQFEGKRCALPLLADAYGLYYNKDAFEKAGITAPPQTMSELASVAKKLTVEKGDSYQQLGFMPNFHGYETVADHYMSSWDHKYFDENGTSNVAKDPAFAEMFTYQKKLVADLGGYQKLEKYRGTFGDEWGSKHPFHTGQVAMQLDGEWRLGMALDAKVPFEIGVAPMPVADDEADSYGKGFLSGTIMGIAPASKKQNAAWELVEFMTSDTKAVVDFANGIRNVPSTFAALNSPDLKFDPRFKTFLDIAQHPGSNTPDGAINGSTYQQTIQDFGYQYEKGSVKDLTAGLEKTAEQIDTDIAKAK is encoded by the coding sequence ATGCGCACCAGCCGTCTGACCACCACCGCTGTCGCCGTCGCGGCGATCTCGGTTCTCGCCTCCGCGTGTACCGGCCAGTCCGGGTCCGCCGCGAACGACGACCCGAACGCGAAGACCACGATCAACTTCTGGCACGGCTGGAGCGCGCCCGCCGAGGTCAAGGCGGTCCAGGACAACGTCGACCGGTTCGAGAAGGCCCACCCGAACATCAAGGTCAACGTCGTCGGCAACATCAATGACGACAAGCTCAACCAGTCGCTGCGCGCGGGCGGTTCGAAGGGGCCCGACGTGGTGTCGTCCTTCACCACGGCCAATGTCGGCAAGTTCTGCTCGTCCGGCGCCTTCGCCGATCTGAAGCCCTTCATCGAGAAGTCGAAGCTCGACCTGGAGAAGACCTTCCCGAAGGTCCTGCTGGACTACACGCAGTTCGAGGGCAAGCGCTGCGCCCTGCCGCTGCTCGCCGACGCGTACGGGCTGTACTACAACAAGGACGCCTTCGAGAAGGCCGGGATCACCGCGCCGCCGCAGACGATGTCGGAGCTGGCGAGCGTCGCGAAGAAGCTGACCGTCGAGAAGGGCGACAGCTACCAGCAGCTCGGCTTCATGCCGAACTTCCACGGTTACGAGACGGTCGCCGACCACTACATGTCCTCGTGGGACCACAAGTACTTCGACGAGAACGGCACGTCCAACGTCGCCAAGGACCCGGCGTTCGCGGAGATGTTCACGTACCAGAAGAAGCTGGTCGCCGACCTCGGCGGCTACCAGAAGCTGGAGAAGTACCGCGGCACTTTCGGTGACGAGTGGGGCTCCAAGCACCCGTTCCACACCGGCCAGGTCGCCATGCAGCTGGACGGCGAGTGGCGTCTGGGCATGGCCTTGGACGCCAAGGTGCCGTTCGAGATCGGTGTCGCGCCGATGCCCGTCGCCGACGACGAGGCCGACAGCTACGGCAAGGGCTTCCTCTCCGGCACGATCATGGGCATCGCCCCGGCCAGCAAGAAGCAGAACGCGGCCTGGGAGCTGGTCGAGTTCATGACCAGCGACACGAAGGCCGTCGTCGACTTCGCCAACGGCATCCGCAACGTGCCCTCCACCTTCGCCGCGCTGAACTCCCCCGACCTGAAGTTCGACCCGCGCTTCAAGACCTTCCTGGACATCGCCCAGCACCCCGGGTCCAACACCCCGGACGGGGCCATCAACGGCTCGACGTACCAGCAGACCATCCAGGACTTCGGCTACCAGTACGAGAAGGGCTCGGTGAAGGATCTGACGGCCGGTCTGGAGAAGACCGCCGAGCAGATCGACACCGACATCGCCAAGGCCAAGTAA
- a CDS encoding glutamate ABC transporter substrate-binding protein — protein sequence MTGAKDWAARGGLRGWGGVTGMAVACAVTASLTLLPLSHGRTGPFGTDPAGTGRTSAVPARAEACTEPEASLPASRESGPNIEKIRERGKLIAGVDQNSFQWGYRNPGNPETGSLEGFDIDLVRAIAQDILGDRDAVIFRAIPTNQRITALEQERVDVVVRTMTINCKRLEQVSFSTAYFQTGQQVLAPKDSTITGYDSSLKGKRVCTAEGSTAYEALEKQSFGAVFKDDADGTGRDKDQLTVPNQLDCLVRLQLGEVDAIVTDNALAAGQAAQDPAVALKGDKPFTTEYYGVAAKKGADDLVARVNQVLVDYRAGGNDSPWMRSYRDWLETGLPGIKAPPAPKYRSN from the coding sequence ATGACCGGGGCGAAGGACTGGGCCGCGCGTGGCGGACTGCGCGGCTGGGGCGGGGTGACGGGCATGGCGGTCGCCTGTGCCGTCACGGCCTCGCTCACCCTGCTGCCGCTGTCCCACGGCCGTACGGGACCGTTCGGCACGGACCCGGCGGGCACGGGGCGGACATCGGCGGTGCCCGCGCGGGCGGAGGCGTGCACCGAACCGGAGGCGAGCCTGCCCGCGTCCAGGGAGAGCGGGCCGAACATCGAGAAGATCCGCGAGCGCGGCAAGCTGATCGCCGGTGTCGACCAGAACAGCTTCCAGTGGGGTTACCGCAACCCGGGCAATCCGGAGACCGGCTCGCTCGAAGGCTTCGACATCGATCTGGTGCGGGCCATCGCGCAGGACATCCTGGGCGACCGCGACGCGGTGATCTTCCGGGCCATTCCCACCAACCAGCGCATCACGGCCCTGGAGCAGGAACGGGTCGACGTGGTCGTGCGGACGATGACGATCAACTGCAAGCGGCTGGAGCAGGTGTCCTTCTCCACGGCCTACTTCCAGACCGGGCAGCAGGTCCTGGCCCCGAAGGACTCGACGATCACGGGGTACGACTCCTCGCTGAAGGGGAAGCGCGTCTGCACCGCCGAGGGCTCCACCGCGTACGAGGCGCTGGAGAAGCAGTCCTTCGGCGCGGTGTTCAAGGACGACGCCGACGGCACCGGGCGGGACAAGGACCAGCTGACCGTGCCCAACCAGCTGGACTGTCTGGTCCGTCTCCAGCTCGGCGAGGTCGACGCGATCGTCACGGACAACGCCCTGGCGGCGGGCCAGGCGGCGCAGGACCCGGCGGTGGCCCTCAAGGGCGACAAGCCGTTCACCACCGAGTACTACGGCGTGGCGGCGAAGAAGGGCGCGGACGATCTGGTGGCCCGCGTCAACCAGGTGCTGGTCGACTACCGCGCGGGCGGGAACGACAGCCCCTGGATGCGTTCGTACCGCGACTGGCTGGAGACCGGGCTGCCCGGGATCAAGGCGCCGCCGGCGCCCAAGTACCGGAGCAACTGA